In Taeniopygia guttata chromosome Z, bTaeGut7.mat, whole genome shotgun sequence, the sequence atttttttggcaCAAATGGCAAGGAAGCAGCGTTTGTGTGTCATAGATCCTACCtacttctattttttcctccttttctatAATTTGTAAATTTCATTGGGATGCTGCCACAGCTGTGGTTTCAGGGACAGTGTctgtgattttgatttttttagaattttagtGAATTATATTAGAgattatattttctgtttggtttaGGAAGTGGTATTTTATGGATTCAAGCCTAAACCTAGATTAATACATATTAACTATTCAGAACTTCTAAACAGGTCACAGGTGTTGAGCTACAGATGCCACTTACACTGAGTACAAGGCAAAAAAGGTTAATTTTGTGTTAATTAACGCCGCTCCTGGCCCCCCACGCTGATTTTGCTGCTTGATTTCGTTTGCAGGGGGGTAGAAGCCAAGCAGCCCAACTCAGCCATCAGGAAATGCGTCAGAGTGCAGCTCATTAAGAACggcaaaaaaatcacagctttcGTCCCCAACGATGGCTGCCTGAACTTCATTGAGGTAATGGCCTAAAACGCTGCGAGGAAGGGGGGAAAGGTGTGAAAAACAGAGGTTTTTGGGGCTGGCTCTGGTGCTGACCCCCTGTTCTGTCCCTgttgtgtccctgtgctgtcccaggAGAACGACGAGGTGCTGGTGGCCGGGTTTGGGCGCAAGGGCCACGCTGTTGGGGACATCCCGGGCGTGCGCTTCAAGGTGGTCAAGGTGGCCAACGTGTCCCTGCTGGCCCTCTACAAGGGCAAGAAGGAGAGACCCAGGTCCTAAATCCCTCACCGCTCTGACAAGAACGCCAATAAAACCTTGGGTTTTAAAGTTCTCTGCTTCTTATTCAGGGGTTGCTGCGGGCACAGAAATCTTAGCGTTAAAACATTGAATTTCTCCCTACGTCTGGCCAAAGAAACAGCCCAAACCTTAGTGTTCGTTTAGGACTGCTaatcaggaataaaaatatCCCCTTCAAGGCGTGACAAACTGCATTAATTTTAATGCGTAATTGTGAAAAAGAGCCTTCCTCACATGAAAAACGGTCTCAGGTGTGTGAGTACAGGCACAGAACTCACCAGCTTTGGGCCCTGAAGGGGTTGATTGAAACATCTGCCCGACCCAGAGAGTTTCACTTATTTTGAGTACAGTTTGGGGCAAGTCTGCCCAGTTTGGAGACACCTGTTCAGTACAGCAGTGCTGTGCACTGACTTGGGTGTCTAAATTTTTACCTACTTCGGCAGATAAAAAGTGCATCGTTCAGTTTCTTAGCGCACTACAACctcaaaacatttattttgagGTTATCTGGCTGGAGTCAGAGTGAACAATTCCCTCATTACAACTGCGTGGTGAGAATTCAGTTATTCGtgtaaaaatggaaaaggaatgTAAGAATACGCTGAGAATGTCCCGAGGTTAGTGTGGTCCCTGCTGGGGGAGGCAGCGGGAAGGGGACTGGGGACTGTCCCCACTCGGAGTTATGAGTCTCCACATCCCGAGAACGGCGCTCGGCGGCGCTGTGGTGCGGCCGTGTGGCCACCAGGGGGCGCGGCAGGAGCAGAACGGGAACGGAAATGCCGGAGCCGAGACCTCGTGTGGGCTGCGGGCAAGGGAACGGGGAATTGCGGGAAAACCGGGTAAACCGGGCTGCAGGGAGGCACGGGAGAGATCCGGGCCGAGCCCGGGGCCCAGAGCCTGAGCTGGGCCGAGCCCAAACCCTGAGCTGGGCCGAGCCCAAACCCTGAGCTGAGCCCAGAGCCCaaaccctgagctgggctgagcccaaACCCTGAGCTGAGCCCAGAGCCCAAACCCTGTGCTGGCCTGAGCCCAGAGCCCAAACCCTGAGCTGAGCCCaaaccctgagctgggctgagcccagaGCCCAAACCCTGTGCTGGGCCCAGCCCAGAACCCAAaccctgagctgagctgagcccagagcccaaaccctgagctgggcccagcccagagcccaaaccctgagctgggcccagcccagagcccaaaccctgagctgggctgagcccaaaccctgagctgagcccagagcccaaacccaaaccctgtgCGGGCCCagcccagatcccaaacccaaaccctgagctgggcccagcccagatcccaaacccaaaccctgagctGGGCCCAGCCCAGATCgcaaacccaaaccctgagctgggctgagcccggagcccaaacccaaaccctgtttGGGCCCAGCccagatcccaatcccaaaccctGTTTGGGCCCAGCCCAGCGGGGGCAGCCGCCAGGGccattctgcccctctgcccctcagctcagagccacctgcagagctgccccagccctgggccggcccggcaggagctggagctgctggaggagcccagaggaggctccaggacgggcaggggatgcagcagctctgctggcaggaaaggctggcacagccgGCATCGCTCACCCgggcaggagaagctttgggctgagctcagggcgGCCTCGCagggaagatggagagagacaatggacaagggctgcagggacaggagccagggaatggctccctAACCCAACACCCTCCAAGAGAGAGGAGAACCCACAGCTGGCCACATTTTCCACCTCATCACCAGAAGTAATTACTGTTTTCACTTATTAAAGCAGCTGGCCAACCATCTGACACCAGCAACAGCTGACTGAGTaacagtgctgctgcaggagatgttGTTTTGTAAGACACTTGAGGAAGGTGTTAAGAGGGTGCTCCATAAATCCATTCTCTGTTCAAACACAGCAGTGAAATCCCTCTGCCTTTAAGGTGAATTTGTCTTCAGGAGGTGACAGCTACAAGAAGCTCTCAAGTGAGGCACTGAAAGCTTCCGCGTGGTGCAGGGTTTTTTAAGATTTTCCGAAATCCAAGAGATAACAACCTCTGTGACACCTTCCAAATCCTGAGATCCTGAGCACTCAATACAGGGTTACTTTTGCAGCTCTCAGCttcaggcaatttttttttttattccaggtGGTAAGAATTTATTGCTAAAAATGCAGTAAATTCCTTGAAACACTTTTAAAAGCCTACATGTTAAAAATAGGTATAAATACCCATACACACGCTGTTCTCTAAAAGAGAGTATTTTTGAGGAAATAATTGTAACTTCACCATTCAGAGGGAAGAGTAATCGTCCTTCCTTTGTGCTGGAACTGAGTTTATACGTGTGCAATATAAATACAGATGTCCAAACAGACTCATGAAACCACCATCATAGCAaagaaggagggaggaaaaagtTACTGAGCAAGTTTTGCTGAAATTCATGGAGTTGCAGCAAAAATTGACACTGATTACTTGACTGTATTTAGCTGTAATTAAATAGCTCCACATTTCCTGCATGGAATATTCCTGTTAGTAAGCAAGGCCAGGCAAGCTCAAATCTCCTGGCAGGGGGTTAAATTCTTACCTGGTCATGCTGACACAAATGAGGGATTACCTCTGTGGCTACCAACTGCACTCCccagaaaaacacatttctttgGCTCAGGTGAACAGATAAAATTAATTGCTCTTGATGATTCTGGCAATGCAGGGCAGGTGTGAGACTGTTCTCTGTTGCAAGAGCTCCCCAGAAGTAAAGAACCTCTCTTTTGTGTCTTCCCAGATTAGCAAAGGTGAACAAATGAGCAAATTTACAAATCTAAACTGGAAATTTTCTCCTTGATAGGATGCAGGAGATCAGACAATGCATGTAGACAAAACCCAAGCTCAGGTCTAAGGATCTTCAATAGTTTCACTAAATAATGAATCACAACATAAAATATAATCACAAAACAGTGCCATGattcacttaatttttttaaaattatatatctatataattTTCGTGCACAAAAATTCAGCTAAGATATCCCAAGTCATCCAGGTATAAATGTAAACAGGAAATTGGTTGCCTACCTCCCACCCCAGCCATTAAAAAGGAGATACCCAAACAGGCTTATTTATCTCCCAAATATTTATGTTAGCCTGTACTTGTTTCTCTATCTAACCTCCATGTATTTCTACTAACTGAGCTGAATTTTGGTTTTCCAGGCAAATTTCAGGGAAATATTGATACTGATGAGACACTGCACTGTCACCTCACTGTTTGAGCCCAGCGTAATGTCCTGGTCAAATAATcctgatttttctttgcaaatggTGGATTAAGGTAGAAAGCAATGGGTGTTGAGACTTGTTCCatgtaaaatacaaatatttattttcctttacatATAAATTCCACATTTTGGAGGTTGAGTGCTTCTTCTGTTCCAGGGTATCACAAGTGAAGATCACAGAGCAGGGGTGAATGTTTAACATCTCTTAAACCTGCTGGTACCTCTTTTTGTTGGTTCTTCCTCCTAAGTctcactgaaatttaaaaatgggCTGTGGATGTGTTACCAAAAGTGTTGAAAAAGCCATTGTAGCTGCGAGCCATATTTTGTAAATCTTACATGGGAAAGATGGCTTTCCAGGTTAGATTGACacagaacaaaataaacaatGTGCTTTAATTATTAATTCCAAATGTCTGGCAAACAAATTCCACATTGATGGAATTTGAAGGACTGCACTCTGTGTTCCATACCCACCAATGGCAAGTTAAAAACATCATCTGAAAAAACAGAATCTGGGATGCATTTCACACTCCCAGCCCTAACCCTGCGTGCAGTGACAATTGCTGAATGCACAGAGTAAAACCTGTGTTCCAGTGTCAGCTGCTCAGACTCTGTTTTACACTGCAAatgaaatggggctgggagagaAGCCAGGAGGGTGGTAGGGAAGTTCCTCGTTGTCTGGTTCTCAgtgacagcactgccaggcagCTCCCCAAAAAGCAACAGCTGCCAGGGGAGGCTGCAGAAGTCGTGCAGGGTAGGCAGCAAACCTGTGAACAACCCGAGAAACGCTAactgggaacagcagcagctccccggggcTCGGAGCGCTTCCCTGGCAGGCAGCGGAGCACGGCAGAGCCAGATGTTCCCACACGGCTGCTCAGGCACCTGAGCTGCAGAGCCGGACCTGCTCCCGAGGGGCAAATCCCGGGATGAGGGTGCTCTGTGCGCTGGGCTGGGCCCgcagcaggctctgctggaCAGGGTGGCTCCCAGGTGAAGCGCTCTCAGCCATACTCTCGCTGCCACAAGCTCACACCGCGCCCCACGAGCATTCCTCTGTGCTTATACTGCATTTTCTGCCCCACAGATGGTGCAGATTTTCTAGAGGTAAGTTCAGTAAATCAGCAACTCCGGATTTGCTCTGGCTGGTGGATCTGTGTGCGGCCTCAGCAAGGGCAGGGGCACAGGAGGCAGGAGATGAGTGACTTCAAGGGAGGCCAGGCctgggtggggctggggagctgctcccacagctgcagccagtTCCCACCCTCATCAGTGCCCAGTTCTGGCCAGAGAAAGAGCCAGGAGCAACCATTTCCACTTTGGCATGGCTAACCAGCCAGGAAGCATCCTTCAGCTTCATTCCCAGGGAagtctgcagcagctttttCACACCTAACCACTCCCAGTCGTTCAGCTCAGGGCTCTGGAGAGGCAacagcaaacacaaaaaaaggagTTAAATTAAAATCCTTGTAGCAGTTATGCCAGACCCCCAACCCTCTGCTGGGGGAACCAGTATAAAACATTTCTCCACACCTGAGAGAGACCCCAGGAGCCCAGGGGCCCTCTGGACTCATGAAAGCTGTCAGCAATGGGCTGAGCAACTCTCTCTGCAAAGCAAGTGAGGCAACAAGGCAGGCAGGCGAGCAAAGCACTGAAAGGTGAGTCTTAAACTGAACAGAGAGCTGCTAAGGAGGAGGTAATGGTTGTGCCATTTATCCATCTGAACCTTGGAACAGCGGGATGGGAGAGGAAAGGATGAGTTCCTTCTCTCTTACCTGtcagccacagctgtgctctgctcaggTGCCAGTCTTGCATAACTCAAAGGCAGATTCAGGCCCACAACTGGGCCTATAGTACTGAGCCACAGTGTGATGTAATTTGTGTTTctagggggaaaagaaaaaaaaaaacccacaaaaaaacaccatAAATGTATTATCCCGGCTTTTTCGGAATTGCAGACAGACTCAACAAAACTCTCACAAAACAACTTCAGATGGGGCTGTTCCTTTTTCCTATCACAAATGTATTTTGAGGCCTAAAGTGACAATGCAGGAATCTTTTTCTGCTGGCACTAAGGAAGGAGCTGTGGCCATTCCCCCTGCACTGCAGAAAGCCTCGCAGGGCCCAGCAGTGCCCCTCacctgtggtgctgctgtgagcctcccagcacagctgagatGAATTCATTGGTTCGACAGGGGTGCAGGACAAAGAAAGGCTGCCCGAGGATGGGGTGCTCCTAGGAGGGAACAGAATTTGCTTTGTCAtggaagggaaaagcagaaaactcATCAGGTGCATCTGGAAAAGACAAGGCAGATCAGCCCCTGATGCAATTCTTCTCACTTCAGAATCTCAGCTCACATTGCTCTTCCTATCAGAGTCATGACAAATTAATATATACTGAATACATTACACATCAATGATAGACATTCTCCTCTGTTGAAAGGGAAGTAAGATCAGCAACCAGGCTATACCACTATTTCAGTTAAAATGAAATGGTTTTCTGAAGTAACTCGAGTTACTGTATCAGCATTAACTGGCCGAGGAGAGGCAAAGCTACTGTGTAAACCACAAATGTAACACAAAAAACCCATTCCCCTCCGGAAAAAAATGGTCTTGAACCACCCCGTGCCCTGGTGTCTCctcaggctggggctgggaataCGCATGGTTCCGTCTGGAGAGGCAGCAAGAGGGGAGAAGGAAGTGCTCCCAAGGTGACTTCAACTTCCACTTTTTTCTGATGCTGAAAATGTTCTCACGAGGATCAATCCCTTTAAGTCTAAGAGAACTTTAGAAAACTCCCACCACCTTcagaatatagaaaaaaaaggtgtttaGAAAGCTTTGTTTCCCACTGCAAACAGATAACTTGCATAAGAACGCTACCATCTGCTGTTGTCAGAAGTGAATTGATGCAGCTTTTCTTTGAGAAAGAGTAGTATTTTGAATTAAAACCCCCTTTTCATTATCTGCCCAAATTAACTTAGGCCTCAAAATAAttccagaaaataaatggattgtGCCAATGGTATACCTTgaagacagcaaaaaaaaaaaaagtatatagCTAATAATGTTTACAAAACTATTAcataaggtaaaaaaaaataaaaaagtaaatggTGCAAAAAATTTGAGAAAGCTTCACAAACTCccagaaagaagagagaagtaACCTGGGCTTAAGTGACTCAGCTCTCTTAACAAGGCATGAAGACAATTCCCAAAGCTGAATATTCAGCCTGAAGTTATTCCCAACTATCCTGACCCCCAGTATTTGATTTTGCCCTGCACTCCTTGCCTCAGCAAACTACCAGTGAGTGACACATGGAGGCCAGacttgattttttaaaacagtctATTACCTTTACATTCCACATCATTATTTAGTCCTCCCTCTTCTTACCTGGCAACAGAGTGACACTGAAACACTACAAAAGACAGGAATGTGTCACACACTCCCAGGAAAACCACAGAAGCACAAGAAACCAAAAGAAATCCTGAGCCAAGAGCCATCGAGGAGCAGCCTTTAGAAAGGGAACAGGCTGAGGTGGGGATGAGCAGCTTGTGGAGCATCAGGGAAAACACTCCGAGAGCATCAGCTCTGGTGGAGTCAAACGCCGCCTTCCAAATCCTGTACACATCCTGCGAGGCCCTGATGTGCACTCAAGGTTAAACCACtgacacagcagctctgaggaggaGCCTTGGGCGTGCTGCCAGTAAAAATGCAGGAGTTATCAAAGCCCTGATGGTTTCAGAATTGGCAGTGGGGAACCTCTCACTGCCAGGCCCCAGCCTGCCCTGAGAGAGGGTGATGTGTCCGTGGTGGATGGACCCCGAGCCCTTCTCAAACACTGTCAGGAGGGTGAAAATTAATGAAAGTTTGTGCTGCATCAGCTTCATTAGCATTAGCTCACTGCCTGCTGCACTTACCTGGCAGAAGGATGACACTCCACATGCACTGAAATATATCCTCAGCAAAACATCAGGGCAGCAATTGTACCCTTCATCTGGGCTGGTCCCATGCCAGCCTGTAACTGCATTTCGGTTACACCAAAAATGTAAAGTCTTACTGGGacttcatgaagaaaaaaaccccaaaacggTACAAACAATATGTAAGAATTGTCACTTCTTGTTTTCAATTAATCTTTTTCCAGTCAGTCATGCACCAGGGCAGTGTGACAATTTCAAGTCAGTTCCCACTGTAGGCGCAGTACTGCAAAAACCCATTTGCAGGTTGCCCACAACTCTTCTGGGCAGTAATACTCTGACACACAGTTTATTTGAAATCAACAGCATTATTTTCTTGGATCTGTCTATGATTTTGGATCTATCCAGCTATGAGGCTGATTTACAGCAGCGCCTGTTCAGCACCACAGGCTGGAATCCATCACACATCTGCGTATccctcctgaccctgctggggTGGGGAAGGAATACTTTCACAGGcaggcaccagctctgctgaaTTTGGAAGCTCAAAATGttgcttcatttattttctgtagaaagACCTCTCTCCTAGGTGACACAGGAAAGATGTGTGAGGATgttctgtgcctgctgctgtaGCTGCTGCCTCAACTCCtcccataaaaaaaaaatgggagagagagagatggatgCAAGACACTAAATGTTCCACGGGGTAGACTGAAAACAAATCACAGAgttctggaatggtttgggttgggaggggcCTTAAAGTTCAACTAATTAAGACTAAACTTCCATCAGATTGGATTAAGTCGTTTTATCAAGCAGTCTCCATGTCGGAtttaaaccaaaaataaacattacTTCAGATAAGGGGTAATTGTCTGTAGGTTTCTGTACcgtgctctgctgctctccttcccagccagcAGGAATTCTGTTGTCAGTACATCTCTTGTAACAGcaccatttattttctctgtcatAACTGGAGCTCTTCCAGGGGTAATGGCTTCTATTTTCTCCAGTGCTACCATTAAACTGCCTTCAAGCATCCATCACAACATTTATGGTCTCTCCATTGATGATAGAGCAGGGGATTTGTGCCTGGAACTGCCTCTTCCCCAGCCTGGTTTGCATGATGTtgctttgcaaaaataaattcacaCAGGGGTGTCAAAAAGTTCATGCAGGGATCCTACCAGCAAACACCAAAAAGTCAGTGCCAATTGATTCCAGACATTTTCCCAGCAGTCACCAGGTCAGGAAAAGGCAGAATTAATAAAACATGCACCCCATAATCTCTTCCACTTAGGAAAAGGAAACAGTGATGTAATTAATAAAGAGGATATAagtttttcccttccttcccattTCTGACCATATTTACTGAAATGTAATGAAGCAACATTTAAGTAAAAATTCTTCACTCAAGATCATACGAGTAATTTATGTTCTTAAAAGTCATGGTCTatcttcttttttattccttattttcaTACACATCAATAACAACTTACCTGTTAATATAATCCAACTCTACACATTCAGAAAGAAGGCAGGAAGATTTCTTCTCTTCAGACTGACCCTGAGTCCCACAGCCAGAACAGCAACTGCACACATGGAACTTCAAACGTGTGCAACTTGAGGTCAAAGGGATTTTCCTCTAATAATGGAATTACTACAATGGGAAATCTATTACTATGGAATCACTAAGCTGCAAGCACAACGTTAAGGAACTGTAATGACACAGGAAACTTTTATAACCCTGACAGAAGGTGTAAACCACAGTAATAAAGCTGTTGGTGGCACAGTAATTGTACAGGGCTTCTCCGTGCTACTCACCTGGGGTTAtgctggattttgggaattaggaattgttccctggcagggtgggcagccctggcacagctgtggctgcccctggatccctggaatgtccaaggccaggctggacactgggacagtgggaggtgtccctgccatggctggggtggAATGAATTGAACTTTCAGGtccctcccatcccaaaccaATCTGTGATTTTCTCACCTGGGATAGACAAAACGTATTTCTGGTCACTGCCTTAAATTCACAGCCAGAAGCCAACTCATCCTGCTGGCGTAACTGAGGCAAGTTTCCCCAGCTTGGCAACAAAACGCAGAAATCCCACcaaatccagcagctgagggTGGAAcaacctgccctgcctgggacagTGCTGAGGAACGACCTGGCAGGTGCCACTGGCACTGCTCTCCTGCTTTTCTCAGACAATCAAAGCACTTCGAGCAGGGGAAAGCATGAAGGGACCCTGATGAGACAAAGTAGCCCCAAAAAGCAGATTTCCGTGGTTGCTGAGCCTGTCTTggtggaggaggctgcagggtgGTTTGATTTACAGCCCAGCTCTCCGCAGGCAGCAGTTGCAGTTGTCCCCTTGATTTAATGTCCCTGTTCAGAGTGCTCCCAAAGACCCACAACCAACCTCAGTGATGTTTTTTTATTAACACCTTCACTACTTCCAGCACCACGCAGATCCTGTCCTCCTTGCAGCAAATTCCAAGTCCAGGCTGAAGAGGCAATTAAATGGCTACGTATTCC encodes:
- the RPS23 gene encoding small ribosomal subunit protein uS12; this encodes MGKCRGLRTARKLRSHRRDQKWHDKQYKKAHLGTALKANPFGGASHAKGIVLEKVGVEAKQPNSAIRKCVRVQLIKNGKKITAFVPNDGCLNFIEENDEVLVAGFGRKGHAVGDIPGVRFKVVKVANVSLLALYKGKKERPRS